The following DNA comes from Solidesulfovibrio fructosivorans JJ].
GGGCCTGCCGGACGGGTTCATGGGCAACTCCGAGGTCGGTCACATGAATATCGGCGCCGGCCGGGTGGTCTACCAGGACATGACCCGCATCGACATGGCCGTGGAGGAGGGGAACCTTGCCGCCAACCCCGTCCTGGCCGATCTTGCCAAGGCCTCCCTGGCCGCCGGCGGGCGCGTCCATCTCATGGGCCTCGTTTCGGACGGCGGGGTGCACAGCCATGTCCGACACCTTAAAGCTTTGGTTGAGACTTTTATCGCCCTTGGCCAGCGCGATATCCTCGTGCACGCCTTTCTCGACGGCCGCGATACGCCGCCCCAAAGCGGCGCGGGCTACGTGGCCGGGCTCGAGGCCTTTTTGCGCCAGGCGGGGACCGGCCGCATCGCCAGCCTCACCGGGCGCTTTTACGCCATGGACCGCGACAAGCGTTTCGACCGGGTGGCCGCCGCCTATGCCGGCCTCACCGAGGGCGCGGGCGAGGTCTTCACCGATCCCGTGGCGGCGGTCAAAGCCGCTTACGCGGCCGGGGAGACCGATGAGTTCGTCAAACCCCGGGTGCTTGCCGGCGGGGACGGGGTGATTCGCGACGGGGACGCCGTATTTTTCTTCAACTTCCGGGCCGACCGGGCCAGGGAAATCACGGCGGCGCTCACGAAGGACGATTTCGACGGCTTTGCCCGCACGGTGCGGCCGAAGCTTTCGGGCTTCGCCACCATGACCGAATACGAAGGCTCGTTTCAGCTGCCCGTGGCCTTTGCTCCGGAAAGCATCAGCGACGTGTTGGGCGAGGTCTATTCCCGTGAAGGTCTCACCCAGCTGCGCCTGGCCGAGACCGAGAAATACGCCCACGTCACCTATTTCATGAACTGCGGCCGCGAAGAGCCCTTTCCCGGCGAGGAGCGCATCCTCGTTCCGTCGCCGCGCGACGTGGCCACCTACGACCTCAAGCCCGAGATGAGCGCCGTGGCCGTCACCGACGCCTTTCTGGCCTCCATGGACAAGGGGCATAGTCTCTCCATCGTCAATCTGGCCAACTGCGACATGGTCGGCCACACCGGGATTCTCGAGGCGGCCAAGACGGCCGTGCGCACGGTCGACGCCTGCGTGGCCCGCATCGCCGATGCCGTGGCATCGGCCGGCTGGCGTATGCTCGTCACCGCCGACCATGGCAACGCCGAGGAGATGATCGCCTCGGACGGCGGCCCCATGACCGCCCATACTCTCAATCCGGTGCGCCTCATCCTCGTCGATCCGGCGAAAAAGGGCGGCCGGCTCTCCCCGGGCAAGCTCGGCGACATCGCCCCCACGCTGCTGACCCTGGCCGGACTGCCCGTGCCGGCGGCCATGACCGGAAACTGCCTTTTTTCGGAGCAGGGCAAATGAGCAACGAGTCGCGAAAGCCCCTCACCCCGGCCAAACCCGTCGGGGTGGAGCTGGTGTTTCTTTATCCGTGTCCCTTCTGCCACCGCGAGGTGCCGGTGGTGGCCCCGGTCAAGCCGACCATGATCGCTTGCGACGCCTGCCGGAACCGGTTCCCCATCGTGCCGGTGGACGACCGTTCGGTGCGTTTCGTCAAGGTGATGCTGGCCGGCGGCAAGGCGGCCGTGGACCCGGATTTTATCTGACCGGTCTTTTTCGCCGTCACAACGGAGGCTCGCCATGCCCTACGTCGCTGTCGTCGCGCTTTTGGCGGTACTCGTTTTCATCCATGAGCTGGGCCACTTCCTGGCCGCCAAGGCCCTTGGCCTGCCCGTCGCCCGGTTTTCCCTGGGCTTCGGACCCATTGTGTGGAGCCGGTCGCTCGGCGGCACCCGCTATTGCCTGTCCGCTGTGCCGCTTGGCGGCTACGTGCTGCTCGACCTGATCGATTCCCGCGATTACCTTGCCCGCCCCTTGCCGGCGCGTCTGGCCTTTTCCCTGGCAGGCCCGCTGGCCAATGTGGCCGCCGCCTGCGGTTGTTACGCGGTCGCCTGGCTGCTGACGCCCGGGGCGCATGGCCTTGCCGCGCTGTGGCAACCGTTCGTTTGGACAGCCAAAAGCGCCTGGCTTGTCCTGTCGTCCATCCCGGAACTCTTCCGCCATGCCGGAAACCTGAGCAGCCTTGTCGGTATCGTGGCCGAAGGCGGGCGGTACGTGCGGGGCGAGACGGTCCGCCTGTTTTTGTTCGGCGGCTATCTTTCCATGAGCCTGGCCGTTTTCAACCTGCTTCCCCTGCCGCCCCTCGACGGCGGCAAAATCGTGTTCGACAGCCTTGAGCGTTGTGCCTCCCGGTTGGCCCGGTTCTACCTGCCCTCGGCGGTCTGCGGCTGGCTGGTCCTCATTGCGCTCATGGTCTACGCCACGGCGAACGACATCGTAAAATATCTGGCCTGAGCCCCCATCGGAAAATGGCCCAGGCCATGCGCCCAAAAGCCGCTCCCGTCCCGGCCGCCCGGGAAAAGACCCTTGCCCGGGCGCTTCAGGAGGCCTTGTCCTTTCTGGAAGAGCCGGCAACAGCCCTGGAACTTTCCGCGGCGGTCCGGGCCGGCGAAAAGGCCGTGCTCCTCGCCTTGGAGCATCTGCGCCGGTCGCTTCGCCGGGGAGGCTCGCCCCTCATCGTCCATCCGGCGCGCTGCCTCGCCTGTGGCCACGTCTTCGCCAAGCGCGACCGGCTGGCCCGGCCCGGCAAGTGTCCGGTCTGCCGGGCGACGCGCATCGCACCCCCCCGATTCTTCCTCAAATCGTCGCCGGAAGTGGACGACCGGTCCCCTTTGGGTCACTATGCTGACGGTCCATACCAAGGAGGTCTTCCCATGCCCGTAAGCCCGCTGGCCGGAAAGCCGGCTCCCAGGTCGCTTCTCGTCAACGTGCCGCGACTCGTCGCGTGCTACTATGCCGTCATTCCCGACCCGGCCGATCCCTTGCAGCGGGTGTCCTTCGGCACCTCCGGCCACCGGGGCTCGTCCCTGGACGGGTCGTTTAACGAGCGTCATATCCTGGCCACCACCCAGGCCATCTGCGACTATCGGGCCGGCAAGGGCATTACCGGGCCGCTTTATCTCGGCATGGATACCCACGCCCTGTCCGAGCCGGCCTTCATCACCGCCCTCGAGGTGCTGGCCGCAAACGGCGTGACCACCCGCATTCAGGCCGGACGCGGCTATACCCCGACCCCGGTCATTTCCCACGCCATCCTGACCTTCAACCGCGATCACAAGGACGCCATCGCCGACGGCATCGTCATCACGCCGTCCCATAATCCCCCGGACGACGGCGGCTTCAAGTACAATCCCCCCTCCGGCGGCCCGGCCGATACCGACATCACCAGGATCGTCCAGGACATGGCCAACGCCTACCTGGAGAAAAACCTCACCGGCGTGCGGCGCATGCCCTACGAAGCCGCGCTTCGAGCCGCCACCACCGAGGAATACGACTACGTCATGCCCTACGTGGCCGACCTGGAGAACATGGTCGACATGGCCGCCATCCGCGACTCCGGCATCCGCATCGGCGTCGATCCCCTCGGCGGCTCGGGCGTGGGGTTCTGGGAACCCATGGTCGAGCGCTTCCGCCTCAATCTGTCGCTTATAAGCGACGTGGTGGACCCGACCTTTTCGTTCATGACCGTGGACAAGGACGGCAAGATCCGCATGGACTGCTCCTCGCCCTATGCCATGGCCCGCCTCATCGAGCACCGCCAGTCCTACGACATCGCCTTCGGCAACGACCCGGACTATGATCGCCACGGCATCGTCACTCGCTCGGCCGGGCTGCTCAACCCCAACAACTACCTGGCCGTGGCCATCAACTACCTCTTCACCACCCGCCCGAACTGGCGCGCCGACGCGGCGGTCGGCAAGACCGTGGTCTCGAGCGCCATGATCGACCGGGTGGCGGTCGGGCTTGGCCGGAAATTGTGCGAGGTGCCCGTCGGGTTCAAATGGTTCGTCCCCGGGCTCATCGACGGCTCCTTCGGCTTCGGCGGCGAGGAAAGCGCCGGCGCGTCCTATCTGCGAAAGGACGGCACGGTCTGGACCACGGACAAGGACGGCATCATCATGGACCTGCTCGCGGCCGAGATCACGGCCAAGACGGGCAAGGACCCGGCCGAACATTACGCGGCGCTGACCGAACGCTTCGGCGAGCCCATCTACGAACGCCTCGA
Coding sequences within:
- the pgm gene encoding phosphoglucomutase (alpha-D-glucose-1,6-bisphosphate-dependent) — translated: MPVSPLAGKPAPRSLLVNVPRLVACYYAVIPDPADPLQRVSFGTSGHRGSSLDGSFNERHILATTQAICDYRAGKGITGPLYLGMDTHALSEPAFITALEVLAANGVTTRIQAGRGYTPTPVISHAILTFNRDHKDAIADGIVITPSHNPPDDGGFKYNPPSGGPADTDITRIVQDMANAYLEKNLTGVRRMPYEAALRAATTEEYDYVMPYVADLENMVDMAAIRDSGIRIGVDPLGGSGVGFWEPMVERFRLNLSLISDVVDPTFSFMTVDKDGKIRMDCSSPYAMARLIEHRQSYDIAFGNDPDYDRHGIVTRSAGLLNPNNYLAVAINYLFTTRPNWRADAAVGKTVVSSAMIDRVAVGLGRKLCEVPVGFKWFVPGLIDGSFGFGGEESAGASYLRKDGTVWTTDKDGIIMDLLAAEITAKTGKDPAEHYAALTERFGEPIYERLDAPASKPQKAALAKLSPDMVAASTLAGEAIVAKLTNAPGNGAPIGGLKVVTENGWFAARPSGTEDIYKIYAESFNGREHLQALQAEAKEIVDAAFKAAGV
- the gpmI gene encoding 2,3-bisphosphoglycerate-independent phosphoglycerate mutase, encoding MKPTPTLLLILDGWGLAPDGPGNAVTEAGTPTLDRLLAANPSTILACSGRAVGLPDGFMGNSEVGHMNIGAGRVVYQDMTRIDMAVEEGNLAANPVLADLAKASLAAGGRVHLMGLVSDGGVHSHVRHLKALVETFIALGQRDILVHAFLDGRDTPPQSGAGYVAGLEAFLRQAGTGRIASLTGRFYAMDRDKRFDRVAAAYAGLTEGAGEVFTDPVAAVKAAYAAGETDEFVKPRVLAGGDGVIRDGDAVFFFNFRADRAREITAALTKDDFDGFARTVRPKLSGFATMTEYEGSFQLPVAFAPESISDVLGEVYSREGLTQLRLAETEKYAHVTYFMNCGREEPFPGEERILVPSPRDVATYDLKPEMSAVAVTDAFLASMDKGHSLSIVNLANCDMVGHTGILEAAKTAVRTVDACVARIADAVASAGWRMLVTADHGNAEEMIASDGGPMTAHTLNPVRLILVDPAKKGGRLSPGKLGDIAPTLLTLAGLPVPAAMTGNCLFSEQGK
- a CDS encoding site-2 protease family protein → MPYVAVVALLAVLVFIHELGHFLAAKALGLPVARFSLGFGPIVWSRSLGGTRYCLSAVPLGGYVLLDLIDSRDYLARPLPARLAFSLAGPLANVAAACGCYAVAWLLTPGAHGLAALWQPFVWTAKSAWLVLSSIPELFRHAGNLSSLVGIVAEGGRYVRGETVRLFLFGGYLSMSLAVFNLLPLPPLDGGKIVFDSLERCASRLARFYLPSAVCGWLVLIALMVYATANDIVKYLA